The following are from one region of the Capsicum annuum cultivar UCD-10X-F1 chromosome 1, UCD10Xv1.1, whole genome shotgun sequence genome:
- the LOC107853042 gene encoding protein CYSTEINE-RICH TRANSMEMBRANE MODULE 10-like, giving the protein MGGGKDKHAHNPPGGQYPLGRQYPPGQYPPGQYPPTPEGYPPQPGAYPPQRGYPPQGYPPAQGYPPTGYPPQGYPPAGYPSQGYLPAGYPSQPVPHHGGHHGMMAAGVAAAGVAAVGAAAYGAHHMGHGGGHYPAHGAAHYGHYNQGKHGKFKQGKGHGKFKKGKGHGKFGKKHGGKFKKRK; this is encoded by the exons ATGGGAGGTGGAAAGGATAAGCATGCACACAATCCTCCCGGAGGACAGTATCCTCTTGGAAGACAATATCCTCCCGGACAGTATCCTCCGGGACAGTATCCTCCAACACCCGAAGGATACCCTCCACAACCTGGGGCTTACCCTCCTCAGCGAGGATATCCACCACAAGGTTATCCTCCGGCACAGGGATATCCACCTACAGGATATCCTCCACAAGGGTATCCGCCTGCAGGATATCCTTCTCAAGGGTATCTGCCTGCAGGATACCCTAGTCAACCTGTTCCACACCATGGAG GGCATCACGGAATGATGGCGGCCGGAGTTGCAGCCGCGGGAGTGGCAGCTGTAGGAGCGGCCGCGTATGGTGCTCATCACATGGGGCACGGCGGAGGTCATTACCCTGCACATGGTGCTGCTCATTATGGACATTATAATCAAGGAAAGCATGGCAAGTTTAAGCAAGGGAAGGGACATGGCAAGTTTAAGAAAGGGAAAGGTCATGGCAAATTTGGCAAGAAACATGGAGGCAAATTTAAGAAGCGGAAGTAA